In Candidatus Omnitrophota bacterium, the sequence ATTCTTTTCCGTCATATATAATCCTTATAAGTAGAAAATATAGCACAGAATATGAATTATGTAAAGAAAAATAGGTATTTATATTGACGAAAGTAAGAAAAGCAGGTAAAATTGGATTAACCGGAGGTGTTATTATGGCAAAGGCAACGATTGTGAAGGAATTGATAGTGAAGACACCCAACAGGGTGGGGATGCTGGCTGAGGTTGCGGGCACAATAGCGAAAAGCGGCGCCAATATAAATGCTCTAAATGCCTTTGGAGTGGAAAGCGATGCAATATTCAGAATTGTCACATCGGACAATGCGGCTGCCATCAAGGAGCTTAAGGCCAAAAAGATCGAAGTATCCGAAAAAGACGCTGTTAAGGTAGAGCTGGAAAATAAATCCGGCATGGCTGCCGAGATAGCCGAAAAGTTAAAAGCCGCCAGTATCGATATAAAGTATATCTACGGAAGCGCCTGTGGTTGCACCTGTCCTTGCGGTCTGATTCTCAATACAAGCGATAATAAGAAGACGGTCGATATTCTAAATAAATGAGGATGAGGTAGATATGGGATACCATTTTTACCACTTCTACGAAAGCGACATTCTTCTCGCCAGAACTCTAGCGACCTTTTTTAGTGAAGGCCTGCGCAAGCTTGAATACTGCATGTGGATCCCGCGCCAAAGCGTATCTGTCGATACTGCGTTAAAATCAATAAAGATGTATATCCCGGAGATAGAGGATTATCTGCTTAGCGATAAGATGCGGATAGAAAGTTTTGAAAATTGGTATCTCGCGGAAGACGGGACATTTAAAAAGAGCGTTGTCCTGGCCAGATGGCGCTCTCTATACGATGATATTATGAATAAAGGTTTTGCGATGATCAGAGTGGCGGGCGACGGTTCTACCCTGATATCGAAATACTGGGATGAGTTGGTAGAATATGAGGCTATAATAAACGACACTATCAATGATCTTAACATAGCCGCTGTTTGTACATTTAAGGGGAAGCTATATAAACCGAGCCAGCTTAAAGCGATTCTTAGTAACCACTTTTGCCCCCTTACGGTAACGCCTTAATATGCTAAAATTCCCGAACGGTTTTTTGTGGGGCTCGGCGACCTCCAGCCACCAGGTTGAAGGAGATAATCAGAATAATGACTGGTGGAAGTGGGAAAAAGACAAAAGAGTCCCCGAGCGATCCCAAAGAGCCTGCGATCAATGGAACCTTTATAAAAGCGATTTTAAACTCGCCAAATCCCTCAATCATAATGCCCACAGATTTTCACTTGAATGGAGCCGCATAGAGCCGGAGCAAGGCAGGTTTGACGCGGCTGCCGTAGCCCACTATAGAGACATGATAAAAAGTTTGCGCAGTTTGGGCATAGAACCCATTGTTACCCTCAACCATTTCACCCTTCCCTTGTGGTTTGCCGGAAAAGGAGGATGGCTGGGGGAGGGGGGCGGACGCATATTTGCCAGCTTTGCGAAAAAGATTGCAAGGGAATTAGGGGAGGATGTCTCTTATTGGCTCACTATTAATGAACCGGCCGGGCATATTAATAGCTCCTACGTAAGAGGAGAATGGCCCCCCGGAGAGCGGTCGTTCAAGAAGGCCAACCGGGCATTCATAGCCATGCTGAAAGCGCATTGCTTGGCTTATAAGGCCATACATAACGTCTATAAGGAAAAGAAGTGGCCTTCTCCTAAAGTCAGCCTGGCAAATTTTACGGTGATTTATACTCCCTGCAGGCCCGGCAATCCGGGAGATGTCATTTCCGCAAAACTGCGCGGCTATTATGTGAATAATCTTTTCCTGGATTCGCTTATGCGCGGCTTTTGCATAGCGCCCGGCATGCCGCCCACGCTTTTGCCATTAAGAAAATCCCTAGATTTTATAGGCCTCAATTATT encodes:
- a CDS encoding ACT domain-containing protein, with product MAKATIVKELIVKTPNRVGMLAEVAGTIAKSGANINALNAFGVESDAIFRIVTSDNAAAIKELKAKKIEVSEKDAVKVELENKSGMAAEIAEKLKAASIDIKYIYGSACGCTCPCGLILNTSDNKKTVDILNK
- a CDS encoding MEDS domain-containing protein, which codes for MGYHFYHFYESDILLARTLATFFSEGLRKLEYCMWIPRQSVSVDTALKSIKMYIPEIEDYLLSDKMRIESFENWYLAEDGTFKKSVVLARWRSLYDDIMNKGFAMIRVAGDGSTLISKYWDELVEYEAIINDTINDLNIAAVCTFKGKLYKPSQLKAILSNHFCPLTVTP
- a CDS encoding glycoside hydrolase family 1 protein, whose translation is MLKFPNGFLWGSATSSHQVEGDNQNNDWWKWEKDKRVPERSQRACDQWNLYKSDFKLAKSLNHNAHRFSLEWSRIEPEQGRFDAAAVAHYRDMIKSLRSLGIEPIVTLNHFTLPLWFAGKGGWLGEGGGRIFASFAKKIARELGEDVSYWLTINEPAGHINSSYVRGEWPPGERSFKKANRAFIAMLKAHCLAYKAIHNVYKEKKWPSPKVSLANFTVIYTPCRPGNPGDVISAKLRGYYVNNLFLDSLMRGFCIAPGMPPTLLPLRKSLDFIGLNYYARDYVHFKWFLPPVIFGDICSTTHHRDSGKRNFLNWEIYPKGIYELIMAFNKRYRLPILITENGICTKDDNDRIDFIKAHLGEVALAIKDGAHVLGYLHWSLLDNFEWAHGYGPRFGLIEVDYKTQQRIVRPSARVYAEIIKNSNAHLH